In Brassica napus cultivar Da-Ae chromosome A3, Da-Ae, whole genome shotgun sequence, the sequence ACACAGTTTTACTGTCTCCATTTACTAATCCTTACAAAAGCAAATAGGATCATTTGCTACAATAGGTTAAGCACAAAGAGAGAGTGTATTCACAGACTTTGAAGCTGAAGCTACTAAGGAACTTGAAACACAGTTTTACTGTCTCCGAGAATCTGAGTTTGGCTCCGCGTAGTTTATGCTACTGGCTTCGGAACTTTCGCGGCAAAAGAACTGCAAATATCGAAAAGAAACTACGGGTGAAACTATGAAACTTATCTTTATATGTTGAAGTGTAGTCGAGAGATTTTACCTTTGGTTATACTGCGGAAGCGTTTTGCAGGGAAAGCAACATCGGGATCACgattttcttgagaaatgacGCCGAGAAGTACATTGCTCTTGCTGTATAAACAAAGCTAATGAGAGCTGAACATATTAAAGAATGAGAGAAGCAACTAAGAAACAAAACCTGGCCCAAGAAGGAACGAATTTGTGGTTTGACATGTCGTCATCgtcgtcttcctcttcttcttcgtcgtctgaGCATTTGTATGGAGAGATGTCGTAGGACTCTTCAGACATTTTCCCTATGTTGCTTATCACCTATAAGCACAAGTATTGTTATGTATCTGAGATTGGTCTCATCTCTAAACAACTCCAAGTCTCTATAAGATGAGGAAGAAACTCGTACCTTGAGATCATCCTCTCTCGAGGATCTTGATGCATTGGTATCGTCGCTGGAATTACTCTTTGGTCTTGCTTCACGGATCCTAGCATTACCTTGTTCTTCTTTAAGCTCCTTCAGTGCTTTTATCTTCGCATCCTGAAAATGTCACTTTCTTTTATTCAGCAAAACTCCTACCATCACATTATTCAAACAAAGTTTCTAAGATCAAAACAAGAAGAGGGGTCTTAGTCTTACCATAGCCTTTCTTTTCAGTTCCTTTTCAGCTTGTAATTTCTCATCAGCCTCTTTTTGTTGTCTCTGCATTTCTGCAACTCTCTGTCTTTTAgcttccttcaacttcttgTCTTCTTCCCTCTGCCTCTTTTTATCCGCCATTTCAAACTCTTTTCTCTTCcgctcttcttctttctttttcttttccatctCCTGCTTCCATGCAATTTCAGCTTCCTTTTTCTTtcgctcttcttctttctttttcctctCAATCTCTTGCTTTCTCAGGTTTTCTTGTTCCAGCCTTGCCCGTTCAAGCTTCATTGCTTCTTTCTTCATCTTGCGTTCATTTTCTTTCTGTTCAGCCATCCTTTTTGAGGCCTCAGCTGCTTCTAGGGCCTTTACTTTGACATCCCTCTTGCCTAGGGGAAACAGAGATAGGGATAGTTCAGACAACTAAGTAATTCGAAATATCAAGTGCTTTCTACTAGCCTAAGAGATCTTTACCTGTAATGATTGCTGCAGCTGCTTTTTGCTGCTGCACAAGTGGAACGAACGAAGTGATGTTTGAGACAATGTTGTTGTGCCTAGGTTCTTTATCTGGTAATCGCGGCCCTACAGAAGTCAAACTCGAGTTGCAAGACAACTTAGTCTTACTGAACCTGCTACTAGGGGGTCTAACATTTCTTCCAGCGCCTGCTCCACCTTGATTCTCTTTACCTTTACCTGTGAATCTTCGGCTACCACCCATCTTCCTTTCTGGTTTACTTTTGACACTGTTGTTGCACGTAGCAGAAAAACTAAACGCGGTATTGACAGAATCTAGGCTCTGTCTATCAACAGGGATCTTGACGTTAGAAACAGATGGAAGAAATTTCATAGGGTCTTCTTCATCAACATCAGCAAGAGGCTTCTTTTCAGCAGAGGCATTCCCACTTTTGGAACCATCAGATACTTGACTGACAGCTTCTAATATCTCATCTTCTTTCTCATTCTCTTCAGCTATGCAAGGAAGGTCTGGAATTGAACTTCGTCGATTCGCTGACCTCATCGACTTTGGAGTGTTAGCGCATAGGTTTTCAGGCTCCTCATCCACGTTCTCATTCTCTTCGCTAATGCAAGGTAGGTCTGGTGTCTGAATGCCCTGCTTCTCTGAACTGGCAGACTTTTGCAAACTTCTATACCACAACTTCCCATTTGGAGACGTAAGAAGGTTCCTAGCATCAGCAGATGAGCCAGCACCAGAAAAGGGCAGACAGCTAGTGTACAAATTTCCTGTATAGTCATTGTTAACCCCCAAGTTATGAAAGACAGAGCTACCCTCCAAATTCTGACTGAAAAACATGCCATCAAAAAGTTCAGTTGAAACGGACTGATCCAAATCCAGTTTCTCATTGAACTTGAATATTTTAGCTGGATCTAGTGAGGGAGTGATCCTGCAAGCAGACTTGCGAATCTGCTCTATGATGGTTGCACTTTCTGCTGTAGTTCCTGGAAATTCGAAGCTGTCAAGTTTTATCTGGTTTTTGGAACCGCTTTGACTTTCATCATCCGTTTGGACTATAAAGCCCTCCAAAACAGGGGGGCTTCCATCGTCTGCGCCTGTCAAACCCAAGGGTGACAAACAAGGAGAACAATCTGAACTACGTACAACGCCACTAGCAAATGGGTGAGAGGTTTCTCCAGCAAATGGCAGAAAGTCCACATTTTCTGTTTTAAGTCCCTGATTTGGAGCAATAAGACTCCTGTCTACACTCTGTTCTGGTCTGAAGGAAAGCGAGGCAGGACTCATCAATTCAGCTTCCTTGAATAAGTAATCCTGTAAATATCCGTTTTGAGTTAATGTTATGCAAACTCTCAGCTTAATATTTGTGTCGTTTAATATTGGCAATGGAGTCATACCAACAAAGACACGCAAATACGAGCACAGAAAAGCTGATAATATTGAATAGGATTTCAGATTTTTGCCGATAATTTTTATGGTTAATAGCTTTATATATTCAGGTGAAGAATAACTGTCTATTTCCTTTAGAGTAGGTAATGATATAGTTCTAAACTGAGAGCTGTGTTTAAAATGGCGCTCGCCTTTTGCGCCATGGCGCGAGGCGCACTCAGGCGACGGCTCCATCGCCATGTACCTCCTAGGCGAGGGTGGGTTCCGTAAGGCGCTCGCCAAGTGCGCATTGGTCATAAGGCGGTGCCTTAAAAGGCAACGCAAAGGCGAGCTATGGAGACGATGACGTTAACCGATACTAAACCACGTAGAAACCCTAACTTAATAAATGGACCAACCTTAAACCAAACTTAAAACCAAACGTCTAAAAACTTATCAAAACCCTAGCTTGCTCTTGTAGAAAAGCAAAGTTAAAAACTTAACAAAACATGGATCTCACGGACTGTGTTTTGCATAAGGTTAGTACGTACTCTCTTCTCTAATCTCATGGGGCTTTCTTctgataaaaactatttaataaagGCAAAATCACGTGAATGAAATTTGTATATTACGCACGGATACATAACTAACGTAGTCTTCAAGTGGGTCTTCAAGGCGAGCGCTTTCTTGCGCCATGGCGCAAGGCGCAAGGCACACACCTTATCGCCTTGGATCGCCATGCGCCATTTAAAACACAGACTGAGAGGCTACACTTATTTTCAAGAGAGAAATGCTACTAATTACAAGACAAACTTAAGAAGAATGAGAAATACAGCACATACCTCTCCAAATCGTAACTCAGCCGACGATGCAGATCCAATCATCTTTTGTAACTCAACTTCATAATGATCTGAAGATGCAGATCCAATTATCTTTTGCAACTCTACATCGTATTGATTGAGGTTGTGACTTGCGGCTTCCTCACTATGATGTACTGTTTCCCTAACAGAATCTGAGTCCAGAATGTCTCCCTGCAATATATAAAAACCCATGATTCAAAAAGCATTTTAGTTACATTTGGAAGCACGAACTAGTTTAAAACTCTCATATAATGAACTATCCTAAGACATAGAAAAGAACATTCACCACTGGGTTTGACGAAGGCTCTCTACTAGTTACTTTGTACAGGGTTCTTCTCCGCTTATTCTGCAGTTGTGAACCCTCCATAAGGGAGCTAGAGCAGAAAAGATTCTGTATAGAGCCCTCTAGACCATGAGATTCACCTGTTTCTGTGCATGCTATATTTCTATTAAACTGGGAAACACCTTGGTCCGAGGATATTCCAAGTTGAGGTCTCTTTTTCAATGCATCTATCTGACCAGCGGATGTATTTGACTCTGGAGGTTCATTTTCTCTCACTCTTACGCCACAATGGCTTGTAGGCGATTCCGTTTCTGATACCGTTTCTTTTTCTAAGCCATTATGATCTTCAGTGTCGTGCATTTCGTTGTCTGCCGAAAGATTTACCTCAGAATCAGTGAGAGATGGAACATCTGACATCCTTGCAGCAGATGCTGGTGTTAGGACCTTCTCCATTGTAGTTTTTTCTCGACTGTTCATTGGAATGTCATCGAAGCTGCGTTCTCCAGTATCATCAAAACAGTGTGATTCAGGCTTCATAAAGTCAGGGAGATCATGCGTTCTCAGTGATGCGTTTCCTGCTCTAACTTTAAGCTGTTCCTCAGTTGATTTACGATCAGAGTCAATAGAAAGATCCTTATATTCATTTGCTGATTTCTCTTCAGTTGCTAAGCTTCTTGGCCTACTTACTATCCCATGGCACTGGTTACTCCCTGCTTTGGTCAATGAACCCTGTGACTGCTCTTCCTTGGACACAAAACCAGTATCCCATTTTTTAGAATGGTCAGCCATGTCTTCTGGGGTACCACTTCCTTGAAGAATAGATTCAACCACCACTTGCTCAACTACCGTGATGTCAGTTTGGCTTAAACTTCTAGATTTTGAGATACCGCTAACTTCAGTTGATTCCCCAGCCTTATCTTCCTCCATTAATAAAGCTTCACCAGTATCAGTAACGGGCTTCAACAATACACTTTCATCGTCTGATTGCATTACTGAGTGTCTCCACTGCAGTTTAGCTGAAGAGGAATCAACAAATCCCAAAAGCTCGGTCTTGGGTATAGAGTTTTCAATTGCACTCGCAAGTGTCGTCTCATCTGTGGATACGCCAGTTTGGCTGATCCTTCCAGCACTTGAACATATGTTAGTGTCAACACATTTACCCTTTCCTTTTAATTGATTGCCCCTGGTGATATCTTCCACTGCTAAACCTTCAACATCAATAGTCGAGGGAATCATTGACTCCTTTACACATTCACCCTTTTCTTTTGATTGATCATTGCTGGTCATATCTTCATTTACTAATCTTTCAACATCAATAGAAGAGGGAATGATCGATTCCTTTACTTCTCGGCCTTGCAGTAATGAAACTGAATGTCTTGGTTCCATGTCAACTGAAGAAGACTCAAGAGAGCCTGAATGCTGGGTCTTAGATCTAATTCCTCCAGAATTACCACCTTCAACATCGACTATAGAGGGAACCAGTGACACTTTTACACCTTCACCCTTTTCTTTTGCTTGATCGTCGCTGGTAATATTTACAACTACCAAACCTTCAACATCAATAGTCGAGGGAATCAGTGACTCCGTTGCATCGCCACCTTGCAGTGATGAAATCGAATGTCTTGGCTCCAGGTCAACTGAAGAAGACTTAACAGAGCCTGAATGCCCAGTCTTGGATTTATTTCTCCGTGCATTGCTGCTGGATCTTGTTTTAATTTCAGACTGAAAGAGTCTCGTTCCAGCATCTGTCAGCCTAGAATCTTCATTAGTGAGAGGTATTACATGGGGTAATTCTACTCCATCATCCGCCCTGTGAGAGGGATCTGAATTTCTTGACGAAATGCTACCCGAAACAGAGTTGCTAGACTTTTGATGTTCCCTGTTGGATCTATCATGGCTTGAGCTTTTAGATCTTGTACCTCCATCGAGATAAGCTGTTTCATTGCAACTTCTGCTGTGGGGATCATCCACTTGCTCATCTACTTTAACAGGCACTTCATCAATTGTCTCAATGGTCTGTAATACATCCATTTCATTCACATGACCAGACTCGCTTAGAGATTTTGGTacaatagaagcagaagtaTCTCCACTGGTAGCTGTTTGCAAAGGAACCACTTTCTGATGTGGGGTTGACGACTCTGTAGATAAGCTAAACTTAATACACTGACCCCCTCCTTTACCTTGAGAATTGCTGTCCTCTACTTCATCGGGACAACCTTCATCATTCTCATCATGCTCAAATAAATTTGTTTCCCTAACACTGTCGGACCTTAACGAAGCAATCTCAGGGCCTATATTTCCACCTGGAGAAGGTTTGAGCTCATTTCTATAGTTTGAACGGCTTCTGGAAGCTTTGGCACTACTCCGACGCTCGAAATCTTTTTGACGTGACTTCGATCTCTGAATCTTCTCAAGCGGTACTGGTAGTCCAGGGTCAAAGCAAGTGTCTGGTTCAGTTTCATGTTGACAATATCCGAGAGTTGATAGTTTCCGCTCACAACCAGTAGTTGAGACACTTTCAGGAACCATTTTCCCTTGGCTACGTCCAGGAGATGTAGCACCAAGGCTATTTACAACTCTCTGATTCTGACTGTGTCCACGAGACGGACAACTTTGATTCTCTCTGCAACCGCTTGAGACACTTTCTGGCAACGGTTCCTCCTCATGGACATCTCTAGGAAATGCAGTACCATCATCCTGTTCGTGCGAATGATCTGAAACGCGTCTGACTAAGTTGTGTGAGAGGTGGTGgtgttgttgttcttcttcaaaCAACTGCTCTTCCAAAGCGTTGTTTCCCACAGACGTCAGGTCTTGTCTTGCTACACTGTCAGCTAGAAAACTGACGGGAGGCTGATACGGAAAGAGACGGCCGCTAGGACAAATGAAGGAAGGTCTTGATTGAGGAAAGAGGAGTCCAGAGATGATCTCCTCCTTATTCAACTCTGTACACataaaaacaaacatcaaaATAAGAACAACAAACAGAAACTCTTCCCTTCAACCGTCACTGAAACACATATATAACCGATGGAAATTGATACTAGTTTCAACAAGATAATGCTTTTGAGTGTACCTAAAACCTATCATAGTATATTCAACATCAAAATATCAAATGATGCTTAGGGACGGACCCTAACACCGTTTATTATCTTACTAAACCCTTTCCTATCACAGTAATTCAACATCAAATTACGCTAATTAGCCTTTCAAACATTCAATCCTTTTCGCTTTTAAGTACCAAAACAACTTCGCAGCATCAATCCCACACTAACCAGTACTCGAAAACAATGAAATTGAGCAGGAAGGAAGTACTACCGGAAGTTTCGGAAGGTATAGAAGGAGGCCAGAGCCACGACGGAGGGGAGACTCCGGCGAGTAGGCACTTGGAGGCTAAATGGTCGTCAAAAAGATCTACTTGTTGCTTGACCTTCTCGACGATTCGCCTCTTCCTCTCGAAGATCTGAACGAAAAGATTCTGCCTATTTACTAAATTCGCCGTCGGATTCTCTCTGCCGGAAAACATCGCCGACGACCTAGCCCTCGAGATCGAGTGAGAGAGACTAGTAAGCGCGGAttcgaatttcaaaattttggggATAATGATTCGATTTCCCCCTTTAAaagattattatatttttaaccacaacgaaaaaaataaaaaaaaataaaaatactacagAAACCCTCGCGAAATGCAAAAACGGTGCGTTTTAACTCAAGTAAAACGCCGTCGTATATGTAAGACGACGCCGTTTTGGATCTATCCTTTATTCATCTACTCGCCGGAGTGATCGATCGTTACAGGCTAAGATTCGATCATCATATCAGTTCTAATGGATGTCTCTCTACCAGTGGATAAACTAACTATCGGATCACAACCTAAGTAAATTTCAAAGCTgctttttaattgatttcaccttctttttttgtcatttcAATTTTCTCTCAGTTGAATTAAAATTAACTGATCCATTTAGTTACTTATGTTGATGAGATTGTCAccaaattcgttgtaaatttcTGTGTATAGATCCTTTTCGATCGTTTTGTCTGTAACAGGGATAAAACTTGTGTAGTGCTTGTGGCAACTGGGAGTTTCAATCCTCCTACGTTCATGCATTTACGCATGTTTGGTGAGAGTTCTTACAAGAACAACAGCTCTAGAGTTCTATGCTTATCAATGGACTTCAAATTCGAACATTTGTTAGGCATTATGAAACAGTATATGACTGGTGGTTTCACTGGGACACTGTTTATTAGTTTAAAGTACGTTAGATTATGCCTTGTTCTGAACAGTGAAACAATCCTACATTATCTGACTTGTGTTATTCTATtagctttgtttgttaatatTCATGTTGGTGCTTGTCTGGTCGAATGATCTTGCTTGCTGCGACCTTTTCTCCTTTGAACCGATAAGTTATTTGTTTCTTGTTTAGAGCTGGCGAGAGATGCATTACACTCTGAGGGATTTCATGTTCTTGGAGGCTACATGTCTCCTGTAAATGATGCATACAAGAAGGAGGTATGATTTTTGCAAACTTGAGAATCTTAGCTTCTTTCAATTATGACTCATGGTTTTCTAAGTCAAATGCTAATGGAACATGAAACTATGAACTTCTTCCTTTTTAGCTTCTAAAGGTTCTTCTGTTTACTGTTTATCTCCTTGAGATATAATAAAGTAATCAGGTTCTGTGTAGGGACTTTTATCCGCAGAGCATCGTTTAGAGATGTGTAATCTAGCTTGCAAAAGCTCCGACTTTATAATGGTTGATCCGTGGGAGGTACTCTATCTTTCCCTCTCTCTCCCTCAAAAGCTTTTGATAAGTTCTTTTAGAGAAACAAAGCGTTGTGTCCTTACAAAGCTGTTTATACAGGCATCCCAAGACAGCTACCAACGGAGTTTGGTGGTTTTATCAAGGGTCAAGACTTTCCTTACAAACAATATACGTGTACCCGAGGGTAAGATGACTTCAAAAATATCATCCTATATGGTCTTTAGTCTCTCATTACATTTTTGGGTAATTGCTAGTTACTAAGCAACTTTCAAGCTAAAATCTATAGTGTGTGGTTACTAATGCTAGAATCTCTCAAAGTCATGCTACTATGTGGCTCGGATCTATTGGAATCTTTCTGCTCTCCCGGTGTTTGGATCCCTGAACAGGTAGGTAAACCAAGGCAGTATAGCCAAAGCAGCATGTTTTATCGATTCTACTCGCATATATGCTTCATTATCAACATTGTGTGTTTTGAAGGTAAGGAGTATTTGTAAAGACTATGGGATTGTATGCATCCGTAGAGAAGGACAAGATGTTGAAAACATGATCTTTGGTGACAGAGTCTTATACGAAACCCGTGTAAGTATTACTAAGTTTCTTGGTTCGCTGTATCAATCAGTCAAATGATGTAATACGGTTTCTTTTGCAGGATAACATCAGAACCGTCAACAATTTTGTTCCTAATCAGATTAGCTCAAGTAGATTAAGGTAGTCTGATGTTTATTTATCCTCCTCAAGAACATTCCATTTcacccaaaataaaaaagttgcTTCTCTTGCTTATATCTCATCTTCTTACAGACAATGCATTTCGCGAGGGTTGTCGGTTAAGTACTTGACTGAAGATGGAGTGATAGATTACATCAGACAACACCAACTTTACACTGAGCTCACATGACAAAAGCTGAGAGGATTATTTACTTCACCAGATCAGTATTATTACTACACAAGCCATTCAAATAATGTGTTAAACAGATGtaatcatattaaatttttctcatTAGATTCATTTGAGTTCAAGATTTAACAAGAACGAATACGTATCCACCAAGGCAACACCACAATAACACACACCGAGCAACAAGTACAACAAAGTGTACTACTACTAATCTTTTGATCTGATTCTCGAGGTTAGTCACAAGCTACGTTAGCGGATTTGAACTTTTGCGCTTGCCGGCGAGCAGCCGGCTCCGAGATCATAGCCTGAATGAGCATCGTCTTCACCTCCCACGGCGCATAAGAAAAGCTTCTCCTCGCGTAAGAGTTGAGCAGAGCAGCGATCCCCTGCTTCAGCAACGCACCGTACGCATTCCCTTCTTCATCGTTCCTAGCCGTTGATTCCACCAGCGTCAGATCAGATCTCCAACGCTCTTTCGCCACCATCACCCCGAACATTTTCTCCACCGTCGATCTCTCCGGCACCATCCTCGGCCATGCCTCCCTCCTGCTGCTCCAATACCTGTAAACACGAACCACAAAGAGTCAGAATGAGTAGTATCTTTCTCGGAGGGAAGAGAGGTTTTGATTAGTTACTGCGGAGTGCATCGTCCTCTGTGTCTAGTGTAGAAGAAACCAGCCCTCGTCGCCGATGAATCTCCGGCGAAGAAGCAGAGCAAGCAGAAGGAGACTAGAATGAGTCGACTAAGCGAGTAATGTGAGTCCATTGATAGACGAAAGAAAACAGCATTGATCAcccaactcctttgtgtcttcgACTTCTTTATTACCACAGAATCTGAGCTTGCTTGAGAGATTGGGTCTGGTTTTGTCTGTTGCCGCCTCGGGAAAAGAGACTGGCTTTGAACATTGACTATTTTACCCATGAAATTCAAATTAAAGGAGCATACCCCTCAGCCAATACAGGGGAGATACACGTCAGTTTCAAAAATGCGCACATGCATGAGATAGCTAATAATACATTTTAGTTGATGCCTCGGTCATGTGCATGTCGTCAGTCATCACGTGACTTACTCCCGCTAGATACTGTCAATGACACTCTCCTCTTCATTATGATCTTTAAAGAAGTAACTGTGTTTTGTTTCTCTGCGTGTATCTATAACTTTTCACACAAAAAAACTGACAATTTCTAGATTATATTGTAACTTCTGTAATAATTTTACATCCGATCAAATCGAAAGCAAACCGAATACATGTCAAAGTTACAATAGCTACTTAAAACAAAGTTTAGCCTAAACCCCTGGCTAATTCCGGTTTAAGAGAACCGAGTGTGGGTAAAAGCACACAAAATTCACTCAGCCCTTATAAACGCCGATAACTTTCCATATTCCCAATTTTTTGGTTAGACTTAAGAGGTCATTTACTTGTTTATACACAAAGAaagatctttcttcttcttcttcctatgCCCTTGGCTTTCGTTTCCCGGTTCTAGAACGTTTACGAGACGTTGTTCCAGAACCTTCCATCTTCCATTTGAGGTCTCCATTAGCAAGCACAGATTGTTGACAATGGAACGTCCTGAGATTGGTCACAGTTGCATACACAATGGTTTCACTTCTCGGCTCAGAAACAAATCTTCTCTCGACCACACCGCTTTGCCCGCAGCTGGACTCTTCAACTGCTTTCTCTCTCAGGCTTTGCAGCACAGCCTCCTTGTCAATAGTCTCCTCCTCATGCTCTTCCGTTGAAACCTACATAAGTTATTCGAAAAATGctgataaaatcaaaatataagaaagagcTTTATCGAATAGTATGTGTCTTAACTAACCTCATATTTGAAGGGAATGGTAATTTTGGTGGAGAGACAGTCACAACCCTCACTGTAGTTGATTTTCAAGAATATGTCAAATGTCTCGGTTTCCGTTGTTCTCCTGTATGAAAGAAGACATGTTATAAATGAGACATAAGACAAGAAAATGGACTCTGAAGAAAGGTGTTTGATACCTTTTTATGATAAACGGCTGCTCATCGAGAACTGCATCTTTGAAGTTATGGTTGTCTGAGAAGGAGACCTGGTTCACAAATGAAACGAATCAGAAACGCTCACACTATATCTTAAGGAGATATAGTAGTTTTTAACACATCACCTCAACTGATTCGATGAAGGGTAGCTGAGAAGTTAATCCATGAACACTTGCAACACGAAGTGTCCAGTTAATGTACCTCTCATCTGTAAACAGAAATGAAAACATGTGAGTGAAGACTAGACAAGCGAGTTAGACTAAAGATTCAGGATCAAATATTTGGTAGCTATTAGACCTCTGCTTAAGGATTGGTTTAGTATTATCTGGAAAAGATCTATTCTGACATATGGAGGAATCTGCATGTTGAGAGTTTCCATGACCCCTGCAACCACCTGCACATCAAAAGAATAATGAAGGGAAAAGAGATCAATAAAACAAACTTTGAGCACAGTAAAGAGGTAATCTACTATATACTTcactttttggctacaattttagaaaatatctatTATACATATAAAGAGGTGAAATCTTACCTTATCAACAAAACCGTGAATCACTACGTCTGCTTTCTTGTCCTTTGGGGTTTTCTGTAACGACGCATACCATTAGTCTACAGTTTCCGATCAAACAACACTACACAGCCCATAAAAACACATTCCAAAGAAACTATGAAGGCTTTATAGTGAACACTGTCCAGAGATAGTTTACCTGAAGATTAACAATGACGATCTTGCCTCCACCCCTGAGACACTTGAGAGGCAAGTTGCAAGCAGGGGTTATCTGCAAACTGCAAAAAGGAGTAAGGCTTATAAAACAAGCAAAACACAGGATAATCAAGATATTAGGGTGTTTAGTTACTTGGCTAAATGATCTAAACATGAGAGTTCTTATGAGTCATTAATTACCTGGTACCCAAACATAGTACAAGATCAGCCATTTTGCAATGTTTCTCTGCAGGATCAATCTCTTTTGGAGGCAAAGCATCCTGCCATAGAAAGAAAGAAGCAAGATTGATATTTAGCTATTTAAAAGTCTTAACCTACAAGGTTGAGAATGAGGACAAAGCGTTTGTATTTAGAAAGGCAACGAAAACTCACCTCCCAATCTAAGACCGTATCTTTGAGTTTAGCACCACACTTTGCATTAGAGCACTTTCTCGAGGTCTCTTTTAATCCAATAGTTTCCACCTCAAAATCACGCAGGTACCTTCAGAAAAGTTCAGAAAGGCTGTTACCATTGATGGTCTAATGACTGTCTAAGAGAGAGGCAACAGCATATGTATGTTGGTCTTACTCAGCTCCACATGATGGGCACATCTCCATAAAAGAGTCTCCATGCAGTTCAGAGAGCTTCTCTCTTGGTATCCCAGATCGAAGATGCAAGCCGTCCACAttctaataataatataaaaacaagaTCCTTTCAGTGATCAGTCATTAAGTAAAGACGAAAGAAGAAGGATTTACCTGACTGATGACAAACTTTAAAATGCCAGCTTTTTCTAATTCAACCAAAGCCATATGAGTCATGCTCGGCATTGCACGATGAAACGGCAGAGATGCTTTTGGTAGATCTTTGCCCTCGCGCTGAAAACCAATAAACATGAATCACA encodes:
- the LOC111212706 gene encoding uncharacterized protein LOC111212706, with amino-acid sequence MDSHYSLSRLILVSFCLLCFFAGDSSATRAGFFYTRHRGRCTPQYWSSRREAWPRMVPERSTVEKMFGVMVAKERWRSDLTLVESTARNDEEGNAYGALLKQGIAALLNSYARRSFSYAPWEVKTMLIQAMISEPAARRQAQKFKSANVACD
- the LOC106387404 gene encoding nicotinamide/nicotinic acid mononucleotide adenylyltransferase — protein: MDVSLPVDKLTIGSQPKDKTCVVLVATGSFNPPTFMHLRMFELARDALHSEGFHVLGGYMSPVNDAYKKEGLLSAEHRLEMCNLACKSSDFIMVDPWEASQDSYQRSLVVLSRVKTFLTNNIRVPEESLKVMLLCGSDLLESFCSPGVWIPEQVRSICKDYGIVCIRREGQDVENMIFGDRVLYETRDNIRTVNNFVPNQISSSRLRQCISRGLSVKYLTEDGVIDYIRQHQLYTELT
- the LOC106387407 gene encoding titin homolog; protein product: MFSGRENPTANLVNRQNLFVQIFERKRRIVEKVKQQVDLFDDHLASKCLLAGVSPPSWLWPPSIPSETSELNKEEIISGLLFPQSRPSFICPSGRLFPYQPPVSFLADSVARQDLTSVGNNALEEQLFEEEQQHHHLSHNLVRRVSDHSHEQDDGTAFPRDVHEEEPLPESVSSGCRENQSCPSRGHSQNQRVVNSLGATSPGRSQGKMVPESVSTTGCERKLSTLGYCQHETEPDTCFDPGLPVPLEKIQRSKSRQKDFERRSSAKASRSRSNYRNELKPSPGGNIGPEIASLRSDSVRETNLFEHDENDEGCPDEVEDSNSQGKGGGQCIKFSLSTESSTPHQKVVPLQTATSGDTSASIVPKSLSESGHVNEMDVLQTIETIDEVPVKVDEQVDDPHSRSCNETAYLDGGTRSKSSSHDRSNREHQKSSNSVSGSISSRNSDPSHRADDGVELPHVIPLTNEDSRLTDAGTRLFQSEIKTRSSSNARRNKSKTGHSGSVKSSSVDLEPRHSISSLQGGDATESLIPSTIDVEGLVVVNITSDDQAKEKGEGVKVSLVPSIVDVEGGNSGGIRSKTQHSGSLESSSVDMEPRHSVSLLQGREVKESIIPSSIDVERLVNEDMTSNDQSKEKGECVKESMIPSTIDVEGLAVEDITRGNQLKGKGKCVDTNICSSAGRISQTGVSTDETTLASAIENSIPKTELLGFVDSSSAKLQWRHSVMQSDDESVLLKPVTDTGEALLMEEDKAGESTEVSGISKSRSLSQTDITVVEQVVVESILQGSGTPEDMADHSKKWDTGFVSKEEQSQGSLTKAGSNQCHGIVSRPRSLATEEKSANEYKDLSIDSDRKSTEEQLKVRAGNASLRTHDLPDFMKPESHCFDDTGERSFDDIPMNSREKTTMEKVLTPASAARMSDVPSLTDSEVNLSADNEMHDTEDHNGLEKETVSETESPTSHCGVRVRENEPPESNTSAGQIDALKKRPQLGISSDQGVSQFNRNIACTETGESHGLEGSIQNLFCSSSLMEGSQLQNKRRRTLYKVTSREPSSNPVGDILDSDSVRETVHHSEEAASHNLNQYDVELQKIIGSASSDHYEVELQKMIGSASSAELRFGEDYLFKEAELMSPASLSFRPEQSVDRSLIAPNQGLKTENVDFLPFAGETSHPFASGVVRSSDCSPCLSPLGLTGADDGSPPVLEGFIVQTDDESQSGSKNQIKLDSFEFPGTTAESATIIEQIRKSACRITPSLDPAKIFKFNEKLDLDQSVSTELFDGMFFSQNLEGSSVFHNLGVNNDYTGNLYTSCLPFSGAGSSADARNLLTSPNGKLWYRSLQKSASSEKQGIQTPDLPCISEENENVDEEPENLCANTPKSMRSANRRSSIPDLPCIAEENEKEDEILEAVSQVSDGSKSGNASAEKKPLADVDEEDPMKFLPSVSNVKIPVDRQSLDSVNTAFSFSATCNNSVKSKPERKMGGSRRFTGKGKENQGGAGAGRNVRPPSSRFSKTKLSCNSSLTSVGPRLPDKEPRHNNIVSNITSFVPLVQQQKAAAAIITGKRDVKVKALEAAEASKRMAEQKENERKMKKEAMKLERARLEQENLRKQEIERKKKEEERKKKEAEIAWKQEMEKKKKEEERKRKEFEMADKKRQREEDKKLKEAKRQRVAEMQRQQKEADEKLQAEKELKRKAMDAKIKALKELKEEQGNARIREARPKSNSSDDTNASRSSREDDLKVISNIGKMSEESYDISPYKCSDDEEEEEDDDDDMSNHKFVPSWASKSNVLLGVISQENRDPDVAFPAKRFRSITKVLLPRKFRSQ